Below is a genomic region from Microbacterium galbinum.
GGTGGCCTCGGCGCCGTGTTCGCCGACGGGACCAACGGCATCGAGACGTTCCCGTTCCGCTTCCTCGCGATCGACGAGCCCGATGACGACGGCACCGCGGTGGTCGACTTCAACCGGGCGTACCTGCCGCCGTGCGCGTTCTCCGACCAGTTCGTGTGCCCGCTCCCGCCCGCGGGCAACCGCTTCACGGCACCCATCCGCGCCGGCGAGCGCGCCATCGTCCTCGGCCGCTGACCCCGTTTCGCGTGCGGGGACGCTTCGACAGGCTCAGCGACCCAGTTTCTGGACCTGGGTCCCTGAGCTTGTCGAAGGGCCCCACAACTTCGACCGCGACCAACAACCCCCGTCGGCCGTAGGCTGGGGAGGTGCACGGTGAATACAAGGTCCCCGGAGGAAAGCTCGTCGTCGTCGACCTCGAGGTCGACGACGGGAGGATCGCGCAGTTCCGGCTCGCGGGCGACTTCTTCCTCGAGCCCGACACGGCGCTCGATGCGATCAACGACGCCGTGAACGGCCTGCCGGTCGAATCGGATGCCTCCGTGATCGCGGCGGCCGTGCGCGATGCGCTCCCCGAGGGGGCTCAGCTTCTCGGCTTCACGCCGGAGGCCGTCGGAACCGTCGTGCGCCGCGCGCTCGTCACCGCTCCGGGATGGCGTGATTTCGACTGGGAGATCGTGCACGACAAGGCGGTCTCGCCGGCCATGAACCTCGCGCTCGACGAGGTGCTCACCTCGCGCGTCGGCGAGGGACGACGTCGCCCGACGCTGCGCATCTGGGAGTGGGACGGCTCGGCGGTCGTCATCGGATCGTTCCAGTCGTACCGCAACGAGGTCGACCCCGAGGGCGCCGCGCGTCACGGCTTCGACGTCGTCCGCCGCATCTCGGGCGGCGGCGCGATGCTCATCCCCGAGGGGCAGATCATCACGTACTCGCTGTACGTTCCGGCATCCCTCGTCGCGGGCATGACGTTCGCCGACTCGTATGCGTTCCTCGACGACTTCGCCCTGCAGGCGCTGCGCTCGCTCG
It encodes:
- a CDS encoding lipoate--protein ligase family protein gives rise to the protein MHGEYKVPGGKLVVVDLEVDDGRIAQFRLAGDFFLEPDTALDAINDAVNGLPVESDASVIAAAVRDALPEGAQLLGFTPEAVGTVVRRALVTAPGWRDFDWEIVHDKAVSPAMNLALDEVLTSRVGEGRRRPTLRIWEWDGSAVVIGSFQSYRNEVDPEGAARHGFDVVRRISGGGAMLIPEGQIITYSLYVPASLVAGMTFADSYAFLDDFALQALRSLGIDAVYRPLNDIASSTGKIGGAAQKRLANGGVLHHASLSYDLDGQVMTEVLRIGREKLSDKGTTSAAKRVDPLRSQTGLSREEIIDRFIETFRSLTAAEDGTVADDEYAAAEELVETKFSTDAWLHRVP